GCGCCAGGCCGAGACAGAGCAGCACGATGCCGCCGCGCATCATCCCCACCGGGGCGCGGCGCAGGGCGCCGATGAGCAGCTCGGGCGGCACGGGCTGGCCCTTCTCGGCCAGGGTCTGCATCACGCGGTAGCGCGCGACGCGGACCTGGAAAACGAAATAGCCGTTCGCCACGACGACGATGCCGATGACGATCCAGAATGTGATGGCGATGGCGACGACCCCGGTGACCATGGACGATTCCCTTCTTTTTCCGCCCGCGGGCGGTGTTCGAGGGGATTAGATGCGCGCGGAGTCGCGAACGGATGCAAGCGCCTCCAGCAGGCGGGGCGGCCGGACATGTGCAGGCCCTTCCGGAGGAAAAGCCCCAACCCAACAGGCTCCCCCCGACCAGGGTCGGTATTCGACGAAAGCCGATAAACGCGCGTCATATCCCCCGTACGGGCAAGCAAAAGGCGCGGCCGCCTCAGCGCGCCGCGCGGCTCGCGTTGG
The nucleotide sequence above comes from Rhizomicrobium sp.. Encoded proteins:
- a CDS encoding DUF6249 domain-containing protein — its product is MVTGVVAIAITFWIVIGIVVVANGYFVFQVRVARYRVMQTLAEKGQPVPPELLIGALRRAPVGMMRGGIVLLCLGLALGTFLWAMTAQSVFAGPIPDAGWLPSVALFPIMIGVALLLMALFERRRPV